In Capsicum annuum cultivar UCD-10X-F1 chromosome 11, UCD10Xv1.1, whole genome shotgun sequence, one genomic interval encodes:
- the LOC107848311 gene encoding probable splicing factor YJU2B: protein MSSLAAARADNFYYPPEWSPKKGSLNKFHGQHALRERARKIDQGILIIRFEMPFNIWCGGCESMIAKGVRFNAEKKQVGNYYSTKIWSFTMKSACCKHEIVIQTDPKNCAYVIISGAQKKTEEYDAEDAETLVLPVDEDKSKLVDPFYRLEHQEQDLKKKKEAEPVLVRLQRVSDSRHSDDYAMNKALRAKLRGQKKRVAEEEAASKKIGLGIRLLPPSTEDAATAASVKFAHKFDRNRRDKRAMIYSGSIFSGSSGSSKHSELESKRRKINASAASKLLVGGFKPSSWSEATVSSKKDLLALRSIRS, encoded by the exons ATG TCTTCACTTGCAGCTGCTAGGGCAGACAACTTCTACTATCCTCCAGAATGGTCTCCCAAGAAG GGTTCACTGAACAAGTTCCATGGTCAGCATGCTCTCCGAGAAAGAGCAAGAAAGATAGACCAGGGCATTTTAATTATAAG GTTTGAGATGCCATTCAATATCTGGTGTGGAGGATGTGAGTCGATGATTGCCAAGGGTGTGAGGTTCAATGCTGAGAAGAAGCAAGTAGGAAATTATTATTCCACAAAG atatggaGCTTTACTATGAAATCTGCATGCTGCAAGCATGAAATCGTCATTCAAACAGATCCAAAAAACTGTGCTTATGTTATTATTAGTGGAGCTCAAAAGAAGACCGAAGAATATGATGCTGAAGATGCCGAAACCTTGGTACTCCCAGTCGATGAAG ATAAAAGTAAGTTGGTGGATCCTTTTTATCGCCTTGAGCACCAGGAGCAAgacttgaagaagaagaaagaagctGAGCCTGTACTTGTTCGTCTTCAGCGAGTGTCTGATAGTAGACATTCAGATGATTATGCGATGAACAAGGCTCTCCGAGCCAAGCTTAGg GGTCAAAAGAAAAGAGTTGCTGAAGAAGAGGCTGCTTCGAAGAAAATAGGACTTGGTATTAGGTTACTACCACCTTCTACAGAGGATGCCGCAACTGCTGCAAGTGTTAAATTTGCTCATAAGTTTGATAGGAACAGAAGGGATAAACGAGCCATGATATACTCTGGTTCAATTTTTTCCGGATCATCTGGTTCTTCAAAGCATTCGGAGCTAGAATCTAAGAGGAGGAAAATAAACGCGTCTGCTGCTTCTAAGCTGCTGGTTGGAGGATTTAAGCCCTCATCATGGTCTGAAGCTACTGTTTCATCTAAGAAAGATCTTCTGGCTCTTCGAAGCATTCGGAGCTAG